In Leptospira ellinghausenii, the genomic stretch AGTGTTGGAAAAGAACTGGGTCTCCACCAAGATCTGGATCAAAAATTCCCACTCCAAGAGTTTTCTCAGCTCCAATGAGGAGAAGAGTGATCGCAAGGATTGGTGTTGCCAGGATTTGGATGATGGAAGTGGAATACAAAGCCCAAATCATGAGTGGGATGCGGTCCATGGTCATCCCTGGTGCTCGGAGTTTATGAGTGGTTACAATGAAGTTTAATCCAGTCAAGATGGAAGAAAATCCCATTGTAAACGCTCCCATAACTAACAAAATCACACCGTTGGATGTTTTTGCAGTCGAGTATGGGGTGTAAAATGTCCATCCTGTATCCACTTGGTTGAAGATCATGGAAGAAGCTGCTAGTGCCGCTCCTGCAATGAAAATGTAGTAGGACGCAAGGTTGAGCCTAGGGAAAGCAACGTCTTTCGCACCTAATTGGATCGGGAGGACAAAGTTTCCAAGGAAAGCTGGAATTCCAGGAATGATCACCATAAATACCATAATGGCACCATGGAAGGTCATGAACTTGTTATAAGTATCTGGAGACAAAAGTGGTTCTGCACCAAACTTTGCTAAGTGCAGACGAATTCCCAATGCAAAGAAACCACCAATTAAGAATAGGGTAGCAACCGTTGCAAAGTACATCAGTCCAATGCGTTTGTGGTCTAGAGTGGTCATCCAAGACCAGATTCCAGATCCGTGGTTCAGGTAATTATGGTCAGTGTGACCATGTTCGGTTTTTGTATGTGCTGAACTCATCTCTCTTCCTTATTTAATGGATTTGATATATTCAATTAAGTTGGCAACGTCTGCATCAGACAATTGGCCTTGGAATACCGGCATCGCAGGTGGATACCCTTCTACGATCTTTGCAGATGATACCAGGATGGATTCACGAAGGTAATTTTCATCAGCCTTTGTTTGGCTTCCATCAGCAAACTTTCTGTTGGAACCAAAAAGACCTTTCATCGTTGGTCCGACAATTCTAGATCCGTCAAGGGAATGGCAAGAAGCACATGCTTTTTGTGCAAACAAAACCTTACCGAGATCTGCAGGAGTGTCAGCGCCTTTTTTCTCAGCGTGGTACCATGCAGCATATTCTTCAGAAGGAATGGCTTTGATTTTGATCATCATACCGGAGTGTTTGGTTCCACAGTATTCTGTACAGAAAACGATGTATTCCCCTGGTTGTTTTGGTTCAAACCAAAGTTGTGTGAGTTTTCCTGGAACCGCATCTTGTTTGGTTCGGAATGCTGGCACATAAAAACTATGGATCACATCTTTTGACGTGAGGATGAGTTTCGTTGCTTTACCTGCAGGAACAATCATTGGATCGTTTCCAGAGCTGTAGAACTCTTTTCCATTCGCATAACGGTAAGTCCATGCCCACTGCTCTGCAGTCACATGAATCTCGGCCGCAATGTCTTCTGGTGGGGTTCTCAATTTTTCGAAAATCACCATCCCCCAGTAGAAAATTCCCATCATGATGACGAGAGGGATAAAAGACCAAAGAAACTCTGCAAAATTATTGTGAGTAATGTATGCTGATTTCTGGTCTAAGCTTGTACGTTTGAACTTGATGAGGAACCATGTCATTCCACCAATCAAGATGACAAACGAAACAAGGCTTGCAATGATCAGAAACGCATAGAGAAGATCGACTTCTTTTGCGATTTCAGTGGCCTGGATAGGCATGAACGAGGTCGCTGGAATGAGACTGCTCCAAGACATCTATGTGACTCCTTGACGGTTGTTATTTGTTATTTTTCGCCAGTTTATGTATAAAAACGCACCGAGAAGGAGTAAGGTGACCGCCCCCCCGAATTGCATCATCCTGTATGCGTATATCGTATATTTATTTTTTCTAGGATCAAATTGAAAGCAAAATAAAGCAAACTTATCTACAAAACTCCCAATCTTACCAGAAGATGCCTCAACAAAGGCAAATTTTAAATCCCTAGGTTCAAGTTGGATGCCTTGGAAGATACGAGACACTCTCCCATCAGGAGTCAAAACATACACACCACTGGCATGGATGTATTGTTTTGCTTCTGCATCCCACGCGTATCGGAAATCCAATTGTTTTGTGAGTGCATCAATAGATTCCTGTGTGCCCGTGAGTAAGTGGAGGCCAGTTTCTGCTCCTACTCTGTCGTAATCCTTCAAATAAGCACCTTTTTTGGGAAACGAAACCGCTTCATTTTCCTTCGGGTCAATGGATACCGCAATGTATTGGTATTCTTTTCCCAAAGTCCAATCGAGGTCCTTTAAACTTTTGAACACACCATTGAGGTGGAAGTTACATAAAGTGGGGCATTTGAAGTAAACTGGAGAGAGAAGGACAGGTTTCCCTTGTGAGAGAAAGTCGGAAAAAAGAACTTCTTTTCCTTGTTCATCACGAAAGGGAATGTCTAGTTTGAGGGTTTTGCCCGTAACATCCGAAAATCCAATGTTTTCTAATTCTTTAGGAAGTTTGTTTTCCCTTGTTAAGTTTGAGTGAGGGTCATAGGCAGACACAGACCCAAAGGAAACGAGAATACAGATACAAATGAGAAGACGGATGTTCACGTAATTTGGCTGTTACCCTATTTGGATTGAGAGCTAGGGTTCGACATTCCTGGGTTCTCCGGCGTTCCCGGATGAATGAAGGAAATGTATACGAAGAATAGAATGTTGAGTACGAGTGTGACAAGGAAAGTCCAATAGCCACCCTTGTTGTAAAGGTCTTTGTTTTGCATAATCTTACCTGATATAGTCTATACGAAAAACTGCTCTTTTTATCCAACAATTTTTAAAAGATGCAAGATTAATTTTATTTTCCCCAAACTTGAATCACAAAACCTGGAGGAAACAGATAGACGTATGACACTCAAACGTTTTTACACCATCCTTTCCGCAATGATCCTTCTCAATTTACTCTATGGCCCCCTTGTTCGGGCTACAGATTCTGGACTCGCATGCCCTGATTGGCCTTTATGCCATGGGAAATTTGTCCCAGAGTTTACATTCCAGATTTTTATGGAAGTAGGGCATCGGTATTATTCAGGGATCTTAGGAATCCTCGTTGGGATTGGGTTTGTATGGATTCTAAAAAATCCAGAAACAAGAAAACCGTTGGGAATTCCAGCAGCACTCTCACTCCTGTTTCTCATTTCACAAGTCATTCTTGGTGGATTAACCGTCACAAAGCTTCTTCACCCAACAACTGTTAACTTGCACTTACTCAATGCAGTCCTTTTGTTATCATCTTGTCTAACGATACGTTTGTTGATTCCAGAAGCAAACAATTCAACCTTTGATACAAACAAAAGTGGGAAATACTATTTTGCGATTGTACTCATTGTTGTGTTGTACCAATTATTTTTAGGTGGAAAAGTAAGTTCTCATTACGCAGGTTTAGCTTGTCCAGATTTTCCTACATGCCACGGAGAATGGTTCCCGCAAATGGTAGGAACGATCAGATTCCATATGGAACATCGTCTTTTTGGTTATTTAACTGCATTACTTGTGCTTTCTTTATCTGCGTATGTTATCCTCACGTTAGAAAACCCAAAAGTGAAACAGTTCTTAAAACTAGCGGCTTATTTAGTTTCGATCCAAATCTTTTTAGGTGCAATGAATGTGTTGTATCATTTGCCAAAATTGATCACTGGCCTCCATACTCTCAATGGAGTGCTTGTCTTTTTATGCTGTTTCATCGCCTCTTTTTATCATTTTAGAACCTATAAAGAAGAGGCCCTTTGATGTTCCGTTTGTGGAACCAACTGACAAAACCGAGAGTAACGGTGCTTGTACTGGCCACAGTACTACCAGGAATGTATCTCGGAACAACGGGATACCCTAGATTTAGTGCCATTCTAATTACTCTATTTGGGACCTACTTGATGAGTTCTGCTTCTTTTATTCTCAATCAATACATTGAGAGAGAAAGAGATGCAATCATGTATAGAACGAAACAAAGACCAATCCCAGCTGGTGAAATTTCACCCACTAATGCATTATTACTCGGGATTTTTGTTGCTATCGTCGCCTTTGTGATCTTAACTTATTTCGTTAACCTCCTAACAGCTGTTTGTGCACTTTCAGCATTATTATTGTATGTGTTTTTATATACAATTTGGTTAAAACCAAGAACAGAACAAAATATTGTGATTGGTGGGATCTCAGGTTGTATTGGACCACTCATCGGATATGCAGCGATGGCGAATGCACTGCCCATCCAAGCTTGGATCATGTTCCTTATGATTTTCCTTTGGACCCCTGCTCATTTTTGGGCCCTTGCCATTTTTCTCAAAGATGATTATGAATTTGCGGGCATTCCTATGATGCCTGTCGTTTCTGGGATTCAAAAGACTGTGAACCAAATTTTTCTCTATGCCATCGCCTACTCGGTTTCCGTCATTGGATTTTATTTTGTCGATGATCGAATGGGGTATTTGTTTTTATTGTCTGCTATTGTACTTACAATTCTCATCCTTACATTTGCTTTCCGATTGAAACAATCCATGGACAAAGGCCTTGCCAAACGTTTTTTCTTTTTTAGTATTTTACACTTATTTCTGGTGAGCATTGTTATCGTAATCGATTCTAAAATTTAGGTTTTTTGATTGATTTGGGCAGGGAATTCTGTTTTCCTTATGCCCATGAGTGTACTTGCGCGTTATTTCTCAAAATCAGATTTAGATGAAATCAAAGCTGCTGTTGGCGAAGCAGAATCAAAAACATCTGCCGAAATTGTTCCATTTTTTGCTGAATCCTCCCATCACTACAAAGAGTGGTCATGGTTTGGTGCTTTTTTAACTGGTGGCATAACAGGAATTAGTTTTTATACTGCTCAAAATGTTTATGGCCTGGTATGGGAAAACGAATCCATGTTTGCGATTCTTTCCGTTTGGGTAGGAGCCATCATTGGGCTTGGCGTTTTCACATTTTTCCCAAAACTTCGATTCCTACTTGTTCCCAAAAATTCGAAACAATACTTCGTTGAGTTAAGGACTAAGGAAGCATTCTTGGAGGAAGAGGTTTTTCGAACCAAAAATCGCACTGGAATTCTCATTTATATTTCCCTTTTCGAACATTTTGTACGTGTGTATCCTGATAAAGAAATCGCAAGAGTTGTTCCAAAATCGGAATGGAATGAAGCGGTTAGGCTCATCATCGAAGGAATGAAAACGGGAAAAAAGAAAGAAGGAATCGTATCTAGCATTCTCTTCTGTGGCGATTTACTTAAAAAATACAATATCAAAATCGAAAAAGATGATAAAAACGAAATCTCCAATGAAATTCGTGACGGTGGGAATTTGATGTGATGGAATCCAAAACACAAAATGTATACTCAAATTCCCAAAGGTTGAATCGATTTCGTATTTTTAGTTTTGTATTGTTGTGTTCTTTCCCAGTGGTTATCTTCAGTTACCCAGTTCCTAAACTGGAAAGAAGGGTAATGGACCATGCTGGCATTTTATCACAAGCCACTGTCGACCAATTGGAATCAAATTTAAAACAATTTGAAGCAGAGACAAGTAACCAAATCGCAGTATACACAACTCCGAGCCTTCACGATGAAACCATCGAAGAAGTTGCCAATGAAATTTTCGACGAATGGAAATTAGGCCAACAATCGAAAAACAATGGAGTTCTCCTGATAATTGCACCTAACGAACGCAAAATGAGAATTGCAGTTGGCCGAGGACTTGAAGGTGCGCTCACAGACTTACAGGCAAAACAAATCATCCGAAATGAACTTCGTCCTAGTTTTAAATCAGGTGATATGGATGGTGGAGTTACCGCTGGAGTAAACGCAATTATGGCCGCCATACGCGGGGAGTATGCACCTAGTGAGGATGATGTTCAAACTTCAGGAAGGCAATCCACTGCTGATGTGATTCCATCAGGTATAGTCGGAGGAATTTTTACTTTCATTTCCATTTTCATCCCATCCTTTGGTGGAGTGATCTTCACCATCATCGGATTATTCGTGATGTTACCCTTTTTCCTATTATTCCTTGGAAGTACATTCGGACTCATAGCAGCCATTGTTTTATTTATCCTAGTGATGTTCATCAGGCGCAAACTTGGATTCAACCAAGGTGGAGGCGGATCCGACGGGGGTGGTTATTACGGAGGTTGGTCTTCTGGTGGGGATTCCTGGTCTTCGAGTGATTCGAGTGATAGTTGGTCTGGTGGAGGTGGAGATTCCGCAGGTGGTGGTTCTTCCGGAGACTGGTAATTTAATTAGGTGATTTCAATCAAAATCAGAGTGGAATCATCTTTCCAACTCGATTTATTCATTTTCTGATACAACATAGTCTGAATGGACGAGATGACTTCCTGGAAAGGTAAGTCACTCGTACTTTGGATTACGGACAATAAATCATCCCATGCTTCCATACCATCTGCTTCGTTTAATTCTTCAAACAAGCCGTCGGTA encodes the following:
- a CDS encoding TPM domain-containing protein encodes the protein MESKTQNVYSNSQRLNRFRIFSFVLLCSFPVVIFSYPVPKLERRVMDHAGILSQATVDQLESNLKQFEAETSNQIAVYTTPSLHDETIEEVANEIFDEWKLGQQSKNNGVLLIIAPNERKMRIAVGRGLEGALTDLQAKQIIRNELRPSFKSGDMDGGVTAGVNAIMAAIRGEYAPSEDDVQTSGRQSTADVIPSGIVGGIFTFISIFIPSFGGVIFTIIGLFVMLPFFLLFLGSTFGLIAAIVLFILVMFIRRKLGFNQGGGGSDGGGYYGGWSSGGDSWSSSDSSDSWSGGGGDSAGGGSSGDW
- a CDS encoding TPM domain-containing protein translates to MPMSVLARYFSKSDLDEIKAAVGEAESKTSAEIVPFFAESSHHYKEWSWFGAFLTGGITGISFYTAQNVYGLVWENESMFAILSVWVGAIIGLGVFTFFPKLRFLLVPKNSKQYFVELRTKEAFLEEEVFRTKNRTGILIYISLFEHFVRVYPDKEIARVVPKSEWNEAVRLIIEGMKTGKKKEGIVSSILFCGDLLKKYNIKIEKDDKNEISNEIRDGGNLM
- a CDS encoding COX15/CtaA family protein, translating into MTLKRFYTILSAMILLNLLYGPLVRATDSGLACPDWPLCHGKFVPEFTFQIFMEVGHRYYSGILGILVGIGFVWILKNPETRKPLGIPAALSLLFLISQVILGGLTVTKLLHPTTVNLHLLNAVLLLSSCLTIRLLIPEANNSTFDTNKSGKYYFAIVLIVVLYQLFLGGKVSSHYAGLACPDFPTCHGEWFPQMVGTIRFHMEHRLFGYLTALLVLSLSAYVILTLENPKVKQFLKLAAYLVSIQIFLGAMNVLYHLPKLITGLHTLNGVLVFLCCFIASFYHFRTYKEEAL
- the coxB gene encoding cytochrome c oxidase subunit II — encoded protein: MSWSSLIPATSFMPIQATEIAKEVDLLYAFLIIASLVSFVILIGGMTWFLIKFKRTSLDQKSAYITHNNFAEFLWSFIPLVIMMGIFYWGMVIFEKLRTPPEDIAAEIHVTAEQWAWTYRYANGKEFYSSGNDPMIVPAGKATKLILTSKDVIHSFYVPAFRTKQDAVPGKLTQLWFEPKQPGEYIVFCTEYCGTKHSGMMIKIKAIPSEEYAAWYHAEKKGADTPADLGKVLFAQKACASCHSLDGSRIVGPTMKGLFGSNRKFADGSQTKADENYLRESILVSSAKIVEGYPPAMPVFQGQLSDADVANLIEYIKSIK
- a CDS encoding SCO family protein, coding for MNIRLLICICILVSFGSVSAYDPHSNLTRENKLPKELENIGFSDVTGKTLKLDIPFRDEQGKEVLFSDFLSQGKPVLLSPVYFKCPTLCNFHLNGVFKSLKDLDWTLGKEYQYIAVSIDPKENEAVSFPKKGAYLKDYDRVGAETGLHLLTGTQESIDALTKQLDFRYAWDAEAKQYIHASGVYVLTPDGRVSRIFQGIQLEPRDLKFAFVEASSGKIGSFVDKFALFCFQFDPRKNKYTIYAYRMMQFGGAVTLLLLGAFLYINWRKITNNNRQGVT
- the cyoE gene encoding heme o synthase, whose product is MFRLWNQLTKPRVTVLVLATVLPGMYLGTTGYPRFSAILITLFGTYLMSSASFILNQYIERERDAIMYRTKQRPIPAGEISPTNALLLGIFVAIVAFVILTYFVNLLTAVCALSALLLYVFLYTIWLKPRTEQNIVIGGISGCIGPLIGYAAMANALPIQAWIMFLMIFLWTPAHFWALAIFLKDDYEFAGIPMMPVVSGIQKTVNQIFLYAIAYSVSVIGFYFVDDRMGYLFLLSAIVLTILILTFAFRLKQSMDKGLAKRFFFFSILHLFLVSIVIVIDSKI